Part of the Scomber japonicus isolate fScoJap1 chromosome 2, fScoJap1.pri, whole genome shotgun sequence genome, CAGAGCAGTCAATACAGCAAATTACAGCGTAACCACCAAAAGGGGCGCTCAATAAGAATCAATAATGATAAAGAATAAACATCAATGAGAATCAGTTGTCTGGAGAGTTAttatatatcaaataaaatctTGAAAAACTCTCAGATAAAAGTTTTAAGAAGAGAAGTCAATGAAACAGCTGATGATTTGATGTCCTCTGATCTTCAATaagatcattaaaataaaaaacatgatttaaattaaactcTGAATATATCTCTGAATATGTCATATGATTAATAGCATCAGACTCACCCGTGGGagctcttcctctgtctgtctccgtCCATCATCCACTGCAGGATCTTCTGGTTTCTCTCCAGATCCTCCAGCGGTACCTGGGTCTCCATGCCTCGCCCGCTCTCCTCAACTTTGCCGCCTGTCTCCGACGTTTTCTTGCAACCTCGCCGTGATAGCGTGCTGCCTTTACTGCTGCAGAGCGaacaggtgacacacacacacacaacagctgaCATCATCTGGATATAAGACATCACACATATATGTATCGTAGACCTGATGCATGTTTTAGCCCATAAGAACCACGTCGGCTTACCTGTAGCCCATCCCCTCAATCGTGCTAGCTCCAGCCCCGTCGGCGTAGTTTCGACTTCTCCCTGCGTACTGATTGGCTGGGTCTCCGTTCCAAAGGATGTTGGGCTGCGACCTGGAGCCCGCCTCCTCCTGCCCTTCTCTTCCTCGGTGGTGATACAGTTGCTTGTGGTGATGCATGCCTGGAGGAGACGGCAGAGCGAGACTCATCAGTAACATTACTCACCCTTCTTTTCAATACATCCAACGTTCAAGTGTGAAACAAAACAACTGCTGCGGCTTCATGAGACACATCGGAAATATCTCCACAGCACCTGAAACACGACACAAGCTAAATACAGAATGATTAACTGGAGCCAGATCTCTCCAGTAACAGCTCACctacaaatgtttttaaccatTACATACCGTTCATATTCTAAGTCTGCATCGtctttattaaaacatattttagagGAGTTTCTTTTTTAAGGTTTGACACTATTCACTTagagaaaaatacattcacactatatacactatattatatattatactatactccTGTTATCTGAAGCAAGAGAACATAACAGCCATAATTATATCTATTTAAATTTCaggtttaaaaaatatgtaatttagtctttttattccattcaaatgtcaaaatggagTCAAATGATGTGACTTGTGATCTTTGCATTTCTACATCTTTAAATACACAGGAGTTGATATTGTCATTTTCTTATATACATGCATTTAAATGACCTAGTTACAATCAGCTTTCTCCAAAAAGCTGATATCTCGACAGTCATGTAATCtagtaaactgttttttttgtaatctaGGTTAGAGGATTAGAGTAATCTGATTTCTCCAGGTAGCTTCCTCCTGGAGAACGCTGATTCCTCTGCCGTGTAATGTGGTTACTGGACTGCATGGAAACCCACCGACTACAACTTAAAATCAGTCGGCCACGCTGCCAAAATACAGCTGGTGGCAGAGTAGAGTAACCTGATTACTAATCTGCTGCATTAATATAAAGATTTACAGTAAACTGGTGATTACAGTACACGTTAATGCCTCTcctggtttatttttattattttggtgCATTTAACCGAACCAACAGTCAGTCAACAAATCCAATCAAGACTAAAAACTATGAATGGATCCAGCATCCATCAGGCCGATACGCTGAAAGAGGGCGAGCATCAAAACAAAACTTCACTTCTCTGTATTTCTTTGTGGTTACTTAATTgaaaagaacaaagaagaaaaatagacAAAAGGTTATaggattatttaaaaaatgctgataTATTGCTATGCTATCTATTGACTGattattgcagctctaaatCACGTTTTTCCCTCTCGGCCTGTTAGAAGATTAGACCTCGGGGTTCAACTGAACTGATTTGTGGCCATTTAAAGTTTATACAGAGTTCATTGATCGACAGCCAATCAGACTCATGGATTAACAGTTTAGgatgtttctctttgtttgacAATGTTACAAGTACAGTCGGGTTTCACTGTCGactcattttaaacataatgagagaaaacgagagagagagcgatgaGAGCGAGCCCCCTGTAGCGAGAAACAAACtcactgaatgacagaaatcTAATGTTATTTTCAGATTGTGTCACTATaaccatcaaacactcaacagatgatTTACTGTTTGGACAGATGCTCTTagttcctgtttgtgtttcctcctcttcacttcttcttttcattcattcattacagttCAGCTTCATGTCTGCAGAGGACAGGTGGCTCGtagaaacagacagaaggagcTCGGAGTGAACGCACGCACTCAAACAAACAGCATTACgtttctctcactcttctcTCTTAATGaatactatctatctatccatccatccatctatccatccatctatcagcAGTGTCTCAGCTCGTCATGAAAACTCGCTGAAGTATTATAATTCCTTTCTCCTTAGGTACTCCATACTCTGACTTTACACAAAATATGGAGAAACTACATTCACCTACATTCATTTACTGATCCAATATGCacctcatttttatattttgcatatttgtgCAATATACTAACATTACATATCCATATATCTTAAAGAAAACAACCAAATCTAAAAAAGGGAGAATCCTACATTTACTGATCCAATATGGGTTGAATTTTATAGTCTATAATTTcttcacaggaaataaaataaatccataGAAACGAGACTCGCTCACAAGctctttttttctacttttgatTGGTTAAATGTTTGTAGAACCCAGAGGCAGAAGTAGTAGGGGTGAGCAATAgcattgatttatgaaaaaataaataaagaagatgAATTATGGAACTACTGGGTTACTGCCTCACAGcaacaatatgtgtgtgtaatatatcCACATTATATATCTATCAGGAAAACAACCAAATCTAAAAAGGGAAGTTTACTCGACATTTAGATTTGCTTTTGAGTAAATGGTGCCAACTTCTCTATGCAAAGTACTATAATACATAATTGTGTTTCATAGAAGATGAGAAGAAACTTAAAGCAGCAATAAACAACATGATTCTCATCTTATTGAAATGAACGTGAAGCTGAAGTTTGGGATTGTCTTCTAACTGATGGAGATTCACAAAATACTCATCAAATAGCTGCATAGAGTTGCAAACTGTTGATTCTCAGCAGAGCTAAAAACAGTGTCATATTAAAACGAgtcatttgtttcagttttaaacaATAAGCAATAAGTTTACTGTTATAAATATTAtgtgaataatgaataaactgCTAAAATGGTTATTTGGCTGCCGGACCCGTTAAAATATACAAAGGACCAGTGAAACTTTGATCTGCTGGTCAACTGGGTCATTGGGGAGAAATGTTACATTGCACCCTGGAAGCTCTGCACAAGAGGATTAATCCACGGCTAAAAATAGAGCCCGACAACAAATGCACCGATTACCCCTGTTTGAGAAAGATTTTAGGTAATAACTTAAttttcaaaaacatgtttatgaaGATTTACAGCAGCAGTCAGAAACACTTTAGACACAAATAGAGTGTGTCCCAACTTTTTCGTGAGTGTTTGCCGgtttattaaaaacagaaacgACCCCTCTCTGGTTCCCCCTCTCAGCCTCTTACCTTTGACCCCAGCAGCAGGCAGACTGTGACCCCCACCTCGGTGTGGGGGGTAGTGAGGCGGTCCGATCCCCCCGTCAGGTGAACGTGACGATTTGGGAGGAGTGTGTcgaccccctcctcctcctaaggTGCTGTTGGTTGCCCCCGGCGACTGGCAGCCCGGCGTCTTCATCACGCGCTGTACATGCTCGTCCAAAATAGATTCCGGGTCGTCGTCATGGGAATCCTCCATGGCAACCAGGCCGCCGTAAGTGGTGACTGTCGCCGAGTTAGCAGTGGTCTCTGAATAACGGGCGCCGTAGAGAGGTGGAAACGATGAGGGGAGGGGGAGTGGTATGCTATGAGAAGACATGGAGGTCGTCACGGAGATGTCGGCATcgtccccctcttcttcctgttgTGAGAAGGGAAGCAGACATTTTATTAGTGAGTTGACGGGCAAAACAAACTTACATTTACTAGTGAATATCAGTgtggaaaaaaagcaaagtaaactatttaaatattaaaaataaacacttagACATCAGTGTGACAGTTTAACAGCCTGAGGTTAAATATGGagccatttttacttttatgtgaCAAGTTATTTCAATGAGATACAGAACTCAAAAGTGCATATAAAGAGCATTAAAACAAGCTAAATGCAATATTTGCTATTTATTTAAGCTGATAGTTTATTTTCTAAAGAGTAAAGCAGAGAAAGCAGCTGAACATATTTGACGCTATTAACCCCGAAATCAGCTGCAACTGATCCCTGGACTTGTTTCAGACGCAGCAGTCTGTTGCACAAGTGTTAGTTAAAATAATAGGTCCAGCTAATAAGACaatgttaatattaataatgttataatCATAATGTTTTTCCACAACTGActatttttgacatttgtgaGATATGCTAGAAAATCACACTTTGAATTTCCTGTTTTAGCaaataagtgtttttatttactaaatatgaTTTATAAATATGAGTCAGTCATAATCCAGCCAGGTGTATTAAATAAAGCAATGTGATTAATCTCAACTGAGGTAAATGGGACAATTAATTGCCCTTTAATTAGTGCACAAACCAAAGTTCCTCAATAAGACTCATCTCTCATTTCACAGTGAATATTCGTACTGCAGTCTCTTCGCGTCTCGATGAGCGCACGTAGACTCACCAGTCGTACTCTCTTCAGCCTTTCTTCGAGTCTTTCCTGAGCCTCTCGCTCTCTGAGAACCGTCTCCAGCCTGCTGATCAGCTCTGCTGCAAACCTCTCGGGCTCTACATGGATGTCCTTTGGCATGCGGTACGTGCGCTGCGTACAGACAcgagcaaaataaataaataagtaaaataatcaCATGCCATGGCTTCCTATAGAAATCAGCTGCTACGATTCTGATGCTAAATCACTATCAGGTGGGAATAAAGCTTATAAGCATTAAATGGGACACAAAGAGCAGCATGACTGTGAAGAGGAAGACATTTGAAACAGAATAGAGACTAATTTAAACAAAGACAGACTGTGAAAGCacattactgtatgtttacCCCAATGTATTAACATCTAAATGAGACTAAATGCAAAATATACACTTATGTAACACATGCAGACAAATATGCTTACATacaataatactactactgataataactgtatttttataGCAGATTTCATAAAATGCAgcttaaagtgctttacattaatcaataataaaacaagagCAAACAAACATAAGCTGCTCTTCTTAAAGGGTCAATGTCATTAAATATTCTCATTTCCAGTGTAGGCAgctgttttatatatttgagTATGTACTTTTTTAATCAACtcttaaatgttattttatgtcatatttacatttgtGCCGTCCAGATTTCATCAAATGCAGCTTaaagtgttttacatttaagaataaaacCATAAGCTGCTCTTCTTAAAGGGTCAATGTCATTAAATATTCTCATCTTCCAGTGTCGGCAGctgttttacatattttgagtatatacctttttaaaatcaactctacaatgttattttatatcatatttacaTGTGTGCATACCGTCCACGATTCTAGACATGAGCAAGGTCATGTGTGGAAAATGATTTACTAGCTCTTCTGCTACAGACACATTAACGGCATCACGGCTACATGACCTATTAATACTAAGATGGAGACATGGAGACTTTGCGTAACATTTTTATGTCACACATTAATCCAGACTGTGCCGTTCGACGTTATCTGCTACAGTTATAAAGCTGTTAAGACCACACGCTTATGCTGTTAATATTTAATTCAGGTCATCAAGTTTTTTTACGCTACATGAATACGGCCGTCTGTGCTGACAtgaggctcagtgtgtgtgtgggtggagtgtgtgagtgtgtgtgtgtgtgtgtgtgtgtgtgtgtgtgtgtgtgactcacagGTATATGAGGTAGGGGCACACGTCCATTAGCTTTGGCACTTTCATGCATCTCTTTGCGATGCTGCTTCCGATATCTGTATGGAGGGATACCatctctgcaaacacacacacacagatacacaattAATCACACATCTCGTCGACTCACTCGTTCATGCTAAAGGTGTAGCATGTAGTAACTGAATAAATAAGAGATTTAAATGATGAATACAGGGCTGTACGTCTGTGTTAACTTACACACTGCTGTCGGTCAGTGATAGTGTGTCTGCATCACTCGACATGCTCTGCTGCTCGCTGTCGTTGGCGCTGGTCGCTGGAGCGCGAGCGTAGCCCATGTTAGCGTAGTACGGGTTTACAGGCTCTCTCCAAGGTCTGAGAGTGAAGGTGAGGAAGAGACATGGTGATTAATGCGCTCACGTTATAATGTGGGGTCATGCACACAGAGATGAGGATCGACATAAAGCTAGTGAGAGTAATCCATGGATGTTCACGTGGCTTTCCAACGACACTGAAAGGAATCTTTATAAGTAGGAGACGCCTCAGGAGACTTCATGTTTGTCTTCAGGTTGCTTTAAAATCAGCAGGTTTGTTTCTATTATTACATTTCTTCAATGGTGCAGTAtcacattattataatttattattttaatgtatttaattcaGACAACACTTGTAAGCATAAGAAGTGAGGCATTGTTCATGTTGTCAAAAAATAGTATTTAAGTAAAGAAACAGACTTTTCCTATCTAACTCTTCCTATCAAGAGTTTTGTTAcgttaaagttaaaataaaaaagaaatggaacATTAGCAGATTTGGAAATGAAGCAGTGCTTTTAAGACTGTTGTCTTTGTGCCAAATGTTGTTGTAACAGTTCAGTTTAATGAGTAAGCTCCTCTGGTGTGTGCTGGACATAATgttatctttcttttcttttttttaagtgatgtAAAAGTAGTGAGGAGCTGGCTCACAGGCAAACACACCCATACCTCCAGCTTACTGTATTTCTTTAACTTTATAATCAACAAAAAGATATCAAAGACAGAATTTCAGGTAACGTCCTTACTTCAGGGTAACAGGATTCAAATAAAGGGGAGAAAATTAGTATCATTAGTAATATGGGCATAAATGACCACAGAAATGATCTATTACTGAACACTGGAAAGGGGTTTATGGTTTGTATTGGGACATATTGTGAACcgtgtcattatttattaaccTGTGATCTATTTCCTTTATTAAATAATTAGGTGTTTGgtgtataaaatgatgaaaaatgtttatcaCTGTTTCCTAAAACCTAAGATGTAACTTCAAATGTTttgtccacaacccaaaaatattaaGTTTATTGTCTTGGTGGACTAAAAGAAAAACgggaaaatgttcaaatataaaGAAGCTAGATGATTTTAAAGAAGAGATAAATCTATCAAAAATATTTGGCCATTCATATTCTGTCACCCGGCTCTCACTGTGTCCTccatgagacacacacacacacctgtactcCCTGCTGTCCGGTCTCCTCCGGCTGGTCGTAGCTCTCTGCGGCGCCGTCTGCATCAGCAGGCTGTGAGTCAGCCGACCAGCTGGTGTGTCTCCacactcctcctcatccttctcttcctcctcttccctcgcACCTCCTCCACacctaagaaaaaaaaaaatcacattaaaattcAGATCTGTTACTTAAACATCTGATACGTTATCTTTATGACTTCTCATTTTGTGTTCAGAACTGACCGGCCGAGGAAGCTCTGTGGAGTTTTACAGTCCAGTCATTCGAGATAAGAGTCAGGGACTCCGGACATTATGTGATATTAACGGCGCATATCAAAGTCTCAAAGCTAATCTTTTACCTCCACTCCTCATCCTCGGCGAGCGTCGGTAAGTAACCTGGCGCTGGCTTGGCTGGACCCGATGAAGGACTCTGATCGCTGGGGTTAGGCTTCGggctctctcctcctgtccgcGTGAACTCCAGGTACAGGTCCGACTTGAGGAACAAAGGGTAGGTGTTCTCCTCCATCATGGCCTGGATCTCTGTCTGGGCCTGGAGCACAGGAACacgggaggggaagggagggggttGTTAGGGTCACATATGAGGACTCAGAGTTGGTACAAAACTCAATTATGCCTAAAAAATGTCAccattgttttatttacatcATACTTTGAGCTCATTTTTTTTCCACGCGCTGCCCGCTCCAGaccaacacagtaacacagaatAAACCCGCATTTGTGTAACGTACTAGCCGGCTAATCTAATACT contains:
- the LOC128374653 gene encoding axin-1-like — protein: MSVVRELHGIGYRGGGSGGVVASLSGPAHFTEDAPRPPVPGEEGSDVDPPLQSANTRPNTLSQTLGFPLSSSSSKMGDPSSYTPSSSSATPRRPDLDLGYEPEGSASPTPPYLKWAESLHSLLDDQDGIQLFRNFLCQEGCADLLDFWFACSGFRKTSQEKKGKLAKAIYRKYIVDGSGIVSRQIKPATKSFIRDCVGRPHPDPAMFEQAQTEIQAMMEENTYPLFLKSDLYLEFTRTGGESPKPNPSDQSPSSGPAKPAPGYLPTLAEDEEWRCGGGAREEEEEKDEEECGDTPAGRLTHSLLMQTAPQRATTSRRRPDSREYRPWREPVNPYYANMGYARAPATSANDSEQQSMSSDADTLSLTDSSVDGIPPYRYRKQHRKEMHESAKANGRVPLPHIPRTYRMPKDIHVEPERFAAELISRLETVLREREAQERLEERLKRVRLEEEGDDADISVTTSMSSHSIPLPLPSSFPPLYGARYSETTANSATVTTYGGLVAMEDSHDDDPESILDEHVQRVMKTPGCQSPGATNSTLGGGGGRHTPPKSSRSPDGGIGPPHYPPHRGGGHSLPAAGVKGMHHHKQLYHHRGREGQEEAGSRSQPNILWNGDPANQYAGRSRNYADGAGASTIEGMGYSSKGSTLSRRGCKKTSETGGKVEESGRGMETQVPLEDLERNQKILQWMMDGDRQRKSSHGGSTSSSRRTGASSESPRPTSVERPGAVHPWVSAQLRNNPSSVSPVIPCSSSAQVQPSHPFIQDPAMPPNPAPNPLTQLEEARRRLEEERRRNALQQAKQRHKSGKRQLCENMTVAYYFCGEPIPYRTSVKGRVVTLGQFKELLTKKGHYRFYFKKVSDEFDCGVVFEEVRDDDAILPIFEEKIIGKVEKVD